Genomic DNA from Fimbriimonas ginsengisoli Gsoil 348:
ATGCAGAATGAGAGCGTCCTCGGCTACCGCCAAGAGGTCGGCGTCGATCCGTTTTCGGCGACGGAGACCTACGTCGCGCTCAAGCTGTACCTGGATAACTGGCGCTGGCAAAACGTGCCGTTCTACCTGCGAACCGGCAAGCGGCTACCCCGCAAGCTTTCGCAGATCGTGCTGCAGTTCCGCCCGGTGCCGCACCAGATGTTCCCTCCCGAGTCGTCCGAGGTTTTTGAGCCGAACCGGTTGATTATCAACATCCAACCTGAGGAAGGGATCATCATGCGGTTCCAGGCAAAGGAGCCGGGAGCCGGGATGCGCCTGCGAACGGTCTCGATGGAGTTCGACTACGCCGAAGCGTTCCATGCGACGAACCGCGAGGCGTACGAAACCCTTTTGCAGGAAGTGATCGAAGGGGACCAAGCCCTGTTCATGCGCGACGACCAAGAGCGAGTCGCCTGGAAGCTGATCGAGCCGCTCCTCGACCACTGGCAAGTCTCCCCCGCCAGCCACTTCCCTAACTACGTAGCCGGCACCTGGGGCCCCGAAAGCGCCGACATGATGCTCGCCCGCGACGGCCGAAGCTGGTACAACCCCATGGCCGGAGTCAAGCTCTAACCTCTTCCGGAGCCCCCTCCTCGTCGATGTCTGTGCGATGAGGAGGGGGTTGGAGGTGGAGAAATCCGGAAAAGGCATGCCAATGATCCACCTTTTCTCCAACGCTGAAGCGCTCGCCCAAGCCGCCGCGACTGAATTTGCCCGTGCCTCCTCCGCCTCCATCTCGGCCCGCGGCCGTTTCACGGTCGCCCTTAGCGGAGGCAGCACGCCCAAGCGCCTTCACGCCCTCCTCGCCTCCCCACCGCTTCGCGACCAAGTCGCGTGGGACCGGGTGCACCTCCTTTTCGGCGACGAGAGATACGTGCCGCCAAGCGACGAGCAGAGCAATGAGCGAATGGCGCGCGAAACGCTTGTCTCCCGCGTCCCGATCCCAGAGGCGAACGTCCACGGCATGTACGCCCCCGGTGGACCCGACGCGGCTGCCTCCGCCTACGAAGACCTCGTCAGGTCACTCCTGGGAGACGAGCTCGCCATCGACCTAACCCTCTTGGGCCTCGGCCCCGACGGTCACACCGCTTCCCTATTCCCTGGGCGTCCATCCGTCCACGAGACCGACCGTCTGGTCATCGCCGCCAAAGCCAACGCCGGAGTGGAGGACCGAATCACCATGACCGTTCCCCTCCTCAATCGATCGCGAGAGATCCTCTTCCTCGCCGCCGGCGCGGATAAGGCCGACGCGGTGCGCCGAGCCCTCGATGCCCCCGAGAACTGGGACGAAACCCCTTCGCAAGCGGTGGCCCGCCACGCCCCCAACGTCGTGTGGTTCTTGGACGAAGCCGCCAACGCCGCCCGTTAAACCGTTTCAAAACCCCAGGCCGACGTGGATGCCTCCCGAAGCGTTGGAACAACGCGCCGTCGGGAGGCTAAGTCCGTCCCCGACGATCATCACTGCACCTGGTCCCTATAGTGATGATGATCGTCGGCATCCCAAGGAGGAAGCAAGGTTTTGGCTAGAGGGCCATCTTTCGCCGCTAACCGGCAGTACCCCGGCTTCTCCCCCTCGCGTAACAACGCATGGTACTTCCCGCGAAGGTGAATCGCCGCCTCCAACTTGTCGCCTAGCTCGCCCCAGGACACGAAGATTTCACTTGAACTCGTTAACGGCTCGAATATTTCTCCACGGACAAACCCAACGGAATTGGCAAAAGGAAGCAAATTCCTGGCGTTTTCCAGCTCCCATTCAGGGCGTTCCGGTGGCGGAATGGCATTGTAAAGCCAGACGTCCGAAACGAACTTTCCATCGACGAGAAGATAGGCATAACCGCACCGGTCATCATCCTCGATCACCAGTGAATCACCCCAGTCCGAAACGTACTTAAACAGCACCATGCTAAGCCTTCTTGGAGCCTACCATCACATTGTTTCTTCTGCCCCTCCCAGAACCCAAACTATCTCCCGATCACTTTTCATTAGATGAGTGATGTAGACCTATACTCTTCTTCGCTACTCCTTCAGGGCTCTCGGTTGGCTAGAGATGCGGGAAAGATTGTTGAGACGAGGAGAGAAAGACCAATGCCGATCGCACATTCGAAGATGCTCTCACAGGAACGAAGGAATCCATACCCATTCAGACCAAAGAGAGAGGGGTCCGAGAGCCACGCCGGTGCTGCATACAAAACGAAAAGCATGCCGACGACGGGAGATCTACCCTTGCCCATCCTGTTTCTACGACGGATGCGAGTAAATACGTAAAAACCCCACAAAACGTCTGCCGCGAAAAGGATAGCCAACAGGACCATCGCATCATGTCGCGGCATCGTTTTCATCTCTATGAAACGTCTCCCTTAGAATCCCGCCATCAGACTTTCGTGCGCTCGAGATAGGTCCAAATCGGCCCCTCGGGATATCGGACGCGGAAAGCTCCGCCAGCTACAAAGGCACCCACCTTCGAAACGTATTTGGCTGAAGAGGGCCGCTGGCACCACTCCCAAAGTGTCTTCAGATTCCACCCCTGCCCGGTTTCAAACCCCTCAGGCAGTCCAGAGGGAGTGCTGGCAAGCCATCCGAGAGCCGCTTCCAAAGATTGGCTTAGCGCAACCGCCTCAAAATCGGTAACTTCACCGATCAGTCTCCAACCCAGCCACCATCCAATCTGACTCTTGGGAAGTCTCTCTCGCTCCCAGCCGGCCCGTCCGGAAAACCACTTCGCCCGTGTCGGTTGAAAACCGAAGTGGTTAGCGAGCATGAGCAGATATCCCATATCGTCACAAAACACCCGAACCGCCAAGAACACCCGCTCGTCGTCGGGAATATGGACTAGGTTCACTTCAGACATTCATTCTGACCCAGCGGAGCTAACCTGACGTACTTACGACGACCCGAGACCACTTTAATCTCTCTCTAAAGCGCGTGGTCACAACGCCCACGAAGGGACTAGGATAAGCCTCAATCGGGCGACAGTTATTTCTAACTAGGACTTATCAGGCATTCGGTCTCAGATTCAAATGTCTATTATGAGTATGCACTTCGACTGACGTTCGAGCTAACTGTCAGGGCATAGAGACAAGATAAGCGATCTCAATTCGCGACGATTCTTCATGCTCAAAAAGTGCTTTCCCTGTTTATCGAGAACATTACCCATCAAATCCAACATGGTGATAGATCCATTTGGGTATACGATTTTTAGGCGAACATTCTCAAGCGAAAATTTGGTGGATGCCCCATCATTCCTTGATAGGATCGTTTCAATTTCCTTTAGATTGCCCTTTACCAGGCTCGTGATCTCAAACCTGTCCTCGATCTTCCAATCGTCCGTCCCAGAAAATCGCTGGGCGAACAATGGGAAATAATAGACCTGCGCAGGATAACGCCGCCAATACCTTCTATCTTGCGATTTTACGGAAGGAAATGCCGAAATTGCAAGAACCGCAAATATCATCACTACCGACTTGGTCACCAAACTTCTATTCATTTAGAACCCTCAGACCTTATTTTTTGATTTTTCCGATCGTTGAAATCCTCAAACTTCCGCATTATCGGATTCAGGACTTGTCTCCCTTAGAATTCCGCCATATCAGCTTTTCCTTCGCTCCGGGTATGTCCAAAATGGAACCGTGAGAGTCAAAATTGCGTGAATTCCCACGTCCCATGTCGTCGATCACGTAGATATTCCCGGTAAGGCTTACAAACCCATAACCATTGAGCCTCAGCTCTCCCGCTTATAACGAATTCTCGAACGCTATCGGCCGTCTGCATTTCCTGAAAGAACGGAGCGAGTACGCGAGCGTAACTTAGATTTGCCCACTCCTCTGCCAATCCGTCATTTTGAGCAAGTTGGCTGGTAATTGGTTCCGGGGTAAATGAGCTGTCACCAACGCTGTATCCAAGGCATCCCATGACATGCCATTCGTCTTCCGGGTGTATCCGAGATACTTCGTTGACAAGTAGACGCGGATAGACCCGGAGTCCTCCCTGTCTAATCTCGACAAATACTTTTTGTGTCACTTCAGGCAACATCCGGTGTAACTCCGACCTTACGACTTCAAAGCCGTCACACTTCCACCACTTGAGCACATTACGCCGCAACTGATTGAGGCTCTTAGATTGATCCTTCATTTTCTAATAATTCAGCAAAGAATTTGTCATATGCTCCCGAATCACCGATCTTCCGACGGCAACCGGGACCTCCCTGTCGAGACATATCCCTCTTTGAGTCTTTCGCAAATCCACCTTCGAGCAACCTGCCTGGAGTTCATACCCAACGGTTCCCCTTGGCGCCTGCCTAGAGTGGAGATCAGCGAAATGTTAGAGTTTCGACCGCAACGGATAGTTGAATTCCGTTAAGCGTAGGTGCCTTGATAGTAACTTGAGGTTTCCAGTGTCTGGGTTGAAATCATCTAAGGAAGCGAATGGACCTAACAAGGAATGAGAAAAATGACAGAATCCCTCTGAGGTACTTCTTCCGTGCAAAGAGGGATTTGACACGCTTCCTTTGAATGTACTGATTGAGGGGGTGACGGATGGCAGCTCTATCCAACTCCTTTTCCAGAGCGTCCCGACTTCCGTTTTTCTCGAGAAGGTGCAGCCGTAGTAGCGCTCCATCCGCAAGTTCTCCGATGTCCGGATCAGAGAGCAATCCTAGGATATCGACGGGTTCGCCTAAGTTAGAGGCCCAGTAGGCTAAAGCAATCTTCCATTGGACGTCCGAATCGGACACTTCCCGGACTCGAACCAAGACACGCTTGGCGGCCAGCGTGTCGCCTAATTCGTTGTAATGAAACATTAGATACCTTGCCAGCACCGTGTCGCCAGAAGTATCGAACGCCCCTTGGAGTGCTTCAAGGTCCTCACTCTTGTGTTCGAGTAAATATTTCGTGTGAGCGAGTAACCCCCTCGAAGAAGCGGATCCCTCGATGCCGTCTGCAAGCCTCGCCTCATCAATGGCACTCTTGTAATCTCTAAGCAAGATGCTGGACTGAGTAAGCAGGTTATATGTGTATCCGTTCTTTTCCCCAAGATCGGCGATCATAAATCTGGCAAGGTCTGGCTGCCCGAGAGCTAAAAAGGAAGCTGCGCCCACGTTTCCCAAGTCCAATTCGTTGGGATATGTGCCCATTAAGCGCTTTGCTTCGCTTGAGCACTCACCATAACGTCCGAGTCCGAATAGTGCCCGACAGCGGAGTTTCCCGGCTACAAGTGGATGGAGCTGCCTGTAGTTACCTAAGGCAGCTAACGCTTCGCCCAATCGATTGCTGCGCAGCAATTGCTCTATCTCTTCCGTCGGTGTAGACCGCATCGTTTTCCAAAGGTTGGCTTAGCATGTACCCCAGGAGCTTTTTGCCATTATTGTAACTGAAGATCCATCAGGTTTAAGAATCTTTACGTCGTACCTGGTTGCCGCTCTTCCCAACAAAGATGCCATCTTCGATACGGCGTTCGCGTCGCGAGATCTGAGTGCGTGCACAACTACTTCCGCGGGAAAGCCACCAAGTTCTAATACCTCGCTCCCTTTGTACGCATCAACTTGCGGAAATGCATGGGTTCCAGGAATATCACCCAATTTAATCAGTTTCCATCGACAAGAAAGGGACTAATCGAACGTCGCCCCAGTCGGCCGAGAAAGACTTAGCATCGGTTCCTAGCCGTTGAGTCAATCTCCCGCAGTGGTCCAGACGCCGCCGGCATGGCGGTAGGCGCGCCGCCATCAAGGATGCTTCATGTACCGGTTCCCTTGAAGTTTCTCCGCGTATTCCGGGATGATTTTGGTCTCAATGAAGTTAAGTCGCTGCTCCAGGTCATCGACTGCCTCCTGCGTCGGCTCGATAGGTGATAAGGTCCTGCGGTCGAGGACGGGCATAAGGTCATCGACCCTTTCCCCAGTTCGTGTCGCTACTATCCAGGCGTCAAGTTCTCCGATATATCCTTCGAGTGCCTCCTTGCCGTTCGGAGCGAAGCCGACATCAAGTTGAGCCGGGGGCACCTCACCGCATACGACCCACACCTGGCGCCGTTCGGTATCGGACCAAGCGTCAAAAAGAAACAGAGCCATCTTCGAGAACCCCCAAGCTAAGTAACCCGGTCCTACTCCTCGACACAAGGAATGCGCCCGTAAAAACCGCTCCGCCTCCGCAGCCAGAGTAAGCACTTCTTCAGAATCATCTGCGGACGTCTCATCAATGCACTCAATTGGCAGAAATGCGTCAGTAGATATCGTCAGCCATTACTTCGCATCCTGCCTAGCATGTCTCATTGGGGTCATAGGGCAGCCGCGAAGCCTTCACCTTCATCGAAGTATCGAGGTGGATATCTAACGGATATCCACCGAATCGAATTGTGCTCCTGGCAGAATCTTAAATTGAATAACCAGGTCATCGAAACTTGGCTTATCCATATGACTACTACACCTAGCCATCCATTCAACTGAAGGGGATATCTCTTCCACGATCATTCCTGAAAACCCTACCCAAGCCACCTCCTCACCTCGGCGTGTTTTCCACGTGTTCCAGATCTTAACGGTCGCCCGGACGT
This window encodes:
- the pgl gene encoding 6-phosphogluconolactonase, yielding MIHLFSNAEALAQAAATEFARASSASISARGRFTVALSGGSTPKRLHALLASPPLRDQVAWDRVHLLFGDERYVPPSDEQSNERMARETLVSRVPIPEANVHGMYAPGGPDAAASAYEDLVRSLLGDELAIDLTLLGLGPDGHTASLFPGRPSVHETDRLVIAAKANAGVEDRITMTVPLLNRSREILFLAAGADKADAVRRALDAPENWDETPSQAVARHAPNVVWFLDEAANAAR